A genomic segment from Xiphophorus maculatus strain JP 163 A chromosome 6, X_maculatus-5.0-male, whole genome shotgun sequence encodes:
- the LOC111608938 gene encoding zinc finger and SCAN domain-containing protein 22-like has product MANSSSSNNNNNCVAFQSKLTSIMDMLAKAAVMEISKLWEEGFAVVQVELLRRESEIKALNRKLISMENERLTALSQAAKSSSLPRREQQNNLPPSAGEGLSIESVQTLPSDQSFRDKADSSGNNEALLPVQMEDNETAAKQRKSDLCESKDRDDEESVVKLEEDDDVEIVEQEGDLNPRSSIEGHHERLQRGAEAAPEQETQHWVSVSVGDSDTEDASDCFFEPNQLSHNLDSEILLIQNSLDIFDNSAEAPHSDRLARDSRTIQGASSKSSAPLTFSQSQPSQQTSHHAERETAVGLFLEKQRRTKNASAFNPDRSLFALNELEVHKIAASRRIKEKWYICPFCGKSFDRISHLQIHQRIHTGEKPYTCEMCGKSFSQRSNLRTHQRTHKEALS; this is encoded by the exons ATGgctaacagcagcagcagcaacaacaacaacaactgtgTGGCTTTCCAGAGCAAGCTAACCTCCATAATGGACATGCTGGCTAAAGCGGCCGTTATGGAAATCAGCAAGCTGTGGGAGGAGGGTTTCGCTGTGGTTCAGGTGGAGCTTCTTCGGAGAGAGAGCGAAATTAAAGCCCTGAACAGAAAGCTGATATCAATGGAAAACGAGCGTTTAACGGCTCTTTCTCAAGCAGCAAAGTCCTCATCTTTACCAAGGAGAGAGCAGCAAAATAATTTGCCGCCATCTGCCGGCGAAG ggcTTTCAATAGAATCAGTGCAGACACTGCCTTCAGATCAGAGCTTTCGGGATAAAGCAGACTCTTCAGGGAATAATGAAGCACTGCTACCTGTTCAGATGGAAGACAATGAAACTGCTGCAAAGCAACGTAAGTCGGATCTCTGTGAATCCAAAGATAGAGATGATGAGGAATCTGTAGTGAAGCTGGAAGAGGATGATGACGTTGAGATTGTGGAGCAGGAAGGGGATTTGAATCCCAGAAGCAGCATAGAGGGTCACCATGAACGACTCCAACGAGGTGCTGAAGCAGCACCAGAACAAGAGACCCAACACTGGGTGTCTGTTTCAGTGGGAGACAGCGATACGGAGGATGCGTCTGACTGCTTCTTCGAACCAAACCAGCTTTCACACAATCTGGACTCAGAAATCTTACTTATTCAAAACTCTCTGGACATTTTCGATAACTCGGCAGAGGCTCCTCATTCTGATCGGCTCGCGAGGGACAGCAGGACGATTCAAGGTGCTTCAAGTAAATCCAGCGCTCCCCTGActttcagccaatcacagccaaGTCAGCAAACATCACACCatgcagaaagagaaacagcTGTTGGCctctttttggaaaaacaacGGCGAACTAAAAACGCGTCAGCTTTCAACCCCGACAGGAGTCTGTTTGCTTTAAATGAGCTGGAGGTTCACAAAATTGCAGCGAGTCGACGCATCAAGGAGAAATGGTACATCTGCCCTTTCTGCGGTAAAAGCTTCGACCGCATCAGCCATCTGCAGATCCACCAGCGAATTCACACCGGGGAGAAACCGTACACGTGTGAAATGTGTGGCAAGAGTTTTTCCCAGAGAAGTAACCTGCGCACTCATCAACGAACTCACAAGGAGGCTCTTTCTTag